From one Anticarsia gemmatalis isolate Benzon Research Colony breed Stoneville strain chromosome 20, ilAntGemm2 primary, whole genome shotgun sequence genomic stretch:
- the Mer gene encoding ezrin/radixin/moesin family protein merlin, with translation MPQFRRKKASKSFPVKVCTLDAELEFNLEWRATGRDLFDLVCRTIGLRETWFFGLQFEDTKHFISWLKLDKRVQDQCVSQMPGTPFMLLCKLYPEDVAEELIQEVTQHLLFLQVKQAILSMDIYCPPEASVLLASYAVQAKYGDYDESAYKPGMLASEDLLPQRVIDQYQMTPEMWEDRIKIWYADHKGMSRDEAEMEYLKIAQDLDMYGVNYFAIKNKKDTDLYLGVTALGLNIYEKDNKLTPKTTFPWSEIKHISFDDKKFVIKFVEKTTNNFIFFSPKGMNKLILDLCIGNHDLYMRRRKPDTMEVQQMKAQAKEEKQRRQIERNKLSREKQLREAAERERQAMEQRLRQYQEEIRLANEALRRSEETAELLAEKGRVAEEEASLLAQKAADAERENARLRLSAIKTEEEKVHLERKTREAEYLTARLVEESEKRAAEAERLKAELVSARMAEKQAKEKLLNFLSRTSTGSLPPSSTVPSSLFPSTCSLPAELGGEVLQNGNTPVTEPELNSYQLVPDDSDPHIHRLSLEIEKERVEYLAKSKHLQQQLDELRCEFSVLRVDQSTATLDRLHEEQTRAGDNKYSTLRRLKQGSTKTRVAFYEEL, from the exons AAAGGCGTCGAAGTCGTTCCCAGTTAAAGTATGTACGCTAGACGCTGAACTGGAATTTAACCTTGAG TGGCGGGCAACTGGAAGAGATCTTTTCGACTTAGTATGCAGGACAATCGGTTTAAGAGAAACATGGTTCTTTGGGTTGCAGTTTGAAGACACAAAACACTTCATAAGTTGGCTGAAGTTGGATAAGAGAg TCCAAGATCAATGCGTCTCCCAAATGCCTGGGACGCCATTCATGCTGCTCTGCAAGTTGTACCCAGAAGATGTGGCGGAGGAGCTGATACAGGAGGTGACGCAGCACCTGCTGTTCCTTCAGGTGAAACAGGCGATACTCAGCATGGATATATACTGCCCGCCTGAGGCCTCCGTGCTGTTGGCTAGCTATGCTGTACAGGCTAAG tacgGCGATTACGACGAAAGCGCATACAAGCCAGGCATGTTGGCAAGCGAAGACCTGCTGCCTCAGCGGGTCATCGACCAGTACCAGATGACGCCCGAGATGTGGGAGGACCGTATCAAGATATG GTACGCTGACCACAAAGGCATGTCACGTGACGAGGCTGAAATGGAATATCTGAAAATAGCACAGGATTTAGACATGTATGGTGTTAATTACTTCGCTATCAAA AACAAGAAAGACACCGACCTGTACTTGGGCGTGACGGCGCTAGGTCTCAACATATATGAGAAGGACAACAAGCTGACGCCCAAGACCACGTTCCCCTGGTCCGAGATCAAACACATCAGCTTCGACGATAAGAAGTTTGTCATCAAATTCGTTGAGAAAACCACCAATAACTTTATATTCTTCTCGCCTAAAGGCATGAATAAGTTG ATACTAGACTTGTGTATCGGTAACCACGACCTGTACATGCGCAGACGCAAGCCCGACACTATGGAAGTACAGCAAATGAAGGCACAGGCCAAAGAAGAGAAACAG CGTCGTCAGATCGAGCGCAACAAGCTGTCCCGCGAGAAGCAGCTGCGCGAGGCGGCGGAGCGCGAGCGGCAGGCCATGGAGCAGCGCCTGCGACAGTACCAGGAGGAGATACGCCTGGCCAACGAGGCGCTG CGTCGTTCAGAAGAGACGGCGGAACTGTTAGCGGAGAAGGGTCGCGTGGCGGAGGAGGAGGCCTCGCTGCTGGCGCAGAAGGCGGCTGACGCCGAGCGAGAGAACGCGCGCCTGAGACTGTCTGCCATCAAGACTGAAGAAGAAAAG GTGCACTTAGAGCGCAAGACCCGCGAAGCGGAGTACCTCACAGCCCGCTTGGTGGAGGAGTCAGAGAAGAGAGCGGCCGAGGCCGAGCGCCTCAAGGCCGAGCTGGTGTCCGCCAGGATGGCTGAGAAACAAGCCAAGGAGAAACTACTCAACTTCCTCAGTAGGACTTCCACTGGATCTTTACCACCG TCATCAACAGTCCCGTCCAGTCTGTTCCCGTCCACGTGTTCGTTACCAGCGGAGCTGGGGGGCGAAGTCCTGCAGAACGGCAACACGCCGGTCACGGAGCCCGAGCTCAACTCATACCAACTTGTGCCTGATGACTCCGACCCACATATACATAGATTATCACTAGAAATTGAAAAAGAACG AGTGGAATACCTAGCGAAATCAAAGCACCTACAGCAGCAGTTAGACGAGTTACGCTGCGAGTTCTCTGTGCTGCGAGTAGACCAGTCTACTGCGACGTTAGACCGGCTGCACGAGGAGCAGACCAGGGCCGGAGACAACAAGTACTCCACGCTCAGGCGGCTCAAGCAGGGCTCCACGAAGACCAGGGTCGCCTTCTATGAAGAGCTTTGA